The following is a genomic window from Acidobacteriota bacterium.
GCGGCGGCACGGAGGCAAGTCCGAGACGGGCACGCCTGACGAGGCGTGTCCGGATGCGTGTCTGTCGTCTCGAGCGACGCGCGTGCAGGTGGAGTCACTGTGCCGACCATCAGTCAGCTTGTTCGCAAGGGCCGCGAAGCGGTCATCGACAAGACCAAGAGCCCTGCGCTGCAGGAGAGCCCGCAGAAGCGCGGTGTCTGCGTCCGGGTGTTCACGCAGACCCCCAAGAAGCCGAACTCGGCGCTCCGCAAGGTGGCGCGTGTGCGGTTGACGAACAAGATCGAAGTGACGACCTACATCCCGGGTGTCGGCCACAACCTGCAGGAGCACTCGCTGGTGCTCATTCGCGGGGGGCGTGTGAAGGACCTCCCGGGTGTCCGCTATCACGTCGTGCGGGGCACGCTGGACGCCACGGGCGTCGCGAACCGCCGGCAGGGCCGGTCCAAGTACGGCGCCAAGCGGCCCAAGTCGTAGCAGGAGCTGAAGTCACATGCCACGTAGACGAGAGATTGCCAAGCGCGAGGTCACGCCGGATCCGCTGTACAACAGCGCCCTGGTCACCAAGTTCATCGGGTCGGTGATGAGCGATGGCAAGCGGAGCACGGCGGAGCGGATTCTCTACAAGAGCTTCGAGATGATCCAGGAGAAGACCGGCGAGGAGCCCCTCAAGGTCTTCAAGAAG
Proteins encoded in this region:
- a CDS encoding 30S ribosomal protein S12, which codes for MPTISQLVRKGREAVIDKTKSPALQESPQKRGVCVRVFTQTPKKPNSALRKVARVRLTNKIEVTTYIPGVGHNLQEHSLVLIRGGRVKDLPGVRYHVVRGTLDATGVANRRQGRSKYGAKRPKS